In Pomacea canaliculata isolate SZHN2017 linkage group LG12, ASM307304v1, whole genome shotgun sequence, a single genomic region encodes these proteins:
- the LOC112553136 gene encoding uncharacterized protein LOC112553136: MFIKCRSFKCLSNAGHLKALGKVSCVTATLSGIKTARPSCSPEESAPTASLSTRSTRREAKVKTHVTAALLWTALGSSIAESYYRVGVLGAPKVGKTALVTRFLASDDDSDSVTVDEEEVARKTVSVLLDGEESLMEFFDDLEEMNLVCPLCNPSNTGSHPSNPQQYTLDQQTPCTVTARNPDITPVADDGRSTCLDINPRCLPPDLTAVTPVMESLTCDNVACHCDAFTVVFSVTDLQSFRCGCQKVRHLREDLGTDRAIILVGNKADLVRKRCVSAKDAMMLACKYDCKYIETSAVFGHQTDELLVGILRQISRRLSTPPGHHDDEDITDAARKRSKWRKLSKLRKFLEKATKTKDPCCDILT, encoded by the exons ATGTTTATCAAATGCAggtcatttaaatgtttatcaaaTGCAGGTCATTTAAAAGCACTCGGAAAGGTCTCGTGCGTGACGGCGACTCTGTCCGGAATAAAGACAGCTCGGCCTTCGTGTTCACCGGAAGAATCCGCTCCTACCGCCAGCCTGAGTacccggagtacccggagagaAGCGAAAGTAAAGACTCATGTGACAGCGGCACTGCTGTGGACAGCATTGGGCTCCTCCATAGCTGAGTCCTATTACAG AGTGGGAGTGCTGGGAGCACCAAAGGTGGGCAAAACAGCTTTAGTCACCCGCTTCCTGGCTTCTGACGACGACAGCGACAGTGTGACTGTGG ATGAAGAAGAGGTCGCCAGAAAAACAGTGTCCGTGCTACTGGACGGAGAAGAATCCCTGATGGAGTTCTTCGATGATTTGGAG GAAATGAATCTAGTGTGTCCTTTGTGCAACCCTAGCAACACGGGTAGCCATCCTAGCAACCCACAGCAATACACACTCGACCAGCAGACACCTTGCACGGTAACAGCCAGAAATCCCGACATCACTCCAGTTGCGGATGATGGCAGGTCAACTTGCCTCGATATAAATCCTCGCTGTTTGCCCCCTGACCTCACCGCCGTCACGCCGGTGATGGAGTCTCTCACCTGTGACAACGTCGCCTGCCACTGCGACGCATTCACCGTTGTTTTCTCCGTCACGGACCTTCAGTCCTTCCGCTGTGGCTGCCAGAAAGTTCGTCACCTGCGCGAAGACCTTGGCACGGACCGCGCCATCATCCTCGTGGGCAACAAAGCCGACCTCGTGCGCAAGCGCTGCGTCAGTGCTAAAG ACGCCATGATGCTGGCCTGCAAGTATGACTGCAAGTACATCGAGACCTCCGCGGTGTTCGGCCACCAGACAGACGAACTGCTTGTCGGCATTTTGCGTCAGATCTCACGCAGACTGAGCACGCCACCTGGTCACCATGACGACGAAGACATCACTGACGCCGCCAGGAAGCGCTCCAAGTGGAGAAAGCTGTCCAAACTTCGAAAGTTTCTCGAAAAGGCGACGAAGACAAAAGATCCATGTTGCGATATTTTGACttga
- the LOC112576685 gene encoding transcription and mRNA export factor ENY2 — MADLQERKLKDAQMRATINQKLVETGERERLKELLRTRLIECGWRDQLKTHCKEIVQNKGLEHITVDDLVAEITPKGRALVPDNVKKELLQRIRTFLAQQSNI, encoded by the exons ATGGCAGA TTTACAAGAGAGGAAGCTTAAAGATGCTCAGATGCGAGCAACCATCAACCAAAAGCTTGTGGagacaggagaaagagaaag GCTGAAAGAATTGCTAAGAACTCGTCTTATTGAGTGTGGTTGGAGAGATCAGCTTAAAACACATTGCAAAG AAATTGTACAAAACAAAGGACTCGAACACATTACAGTGGATGATCTGGTAGCCGAAATCACGCCAAAAGGTCGAG CCCTTGTTCCAGACAACgtgaaaaaagaacttttacaACGAATTCGGACCTTTTTGGCACAACAGTCAAACATCTGA